The window AGAATAACCCCTGATTATTCTTTCTTACCTTAACAAGTCTGACTAAAAAGTTACCTTACAGATTTAAATTCGCTAAATTTGTTTAAATTTACAGAACGCACTGAAAAGTGAAATATAAATACAACCGTATATACATACATTTTCGGCAACCAATTTTGTAACGGTGCTTACACAACCTTCTGAATATCTTTGAAACTCACTAACGATTAAAAAAATATGCCACACATTATAATTATATCATCAAGTGTAAGAACAGGAAGGAATAGCCACAGGATTGCTTTGTATTTCAAAAACTATTTGGAAGCAAACAAGCTTGCAACTGCTGAAATTCTTGATTTGAATGAATACAATTTTCCATTGTTTGATGAACGGTTACGCTTTCAAAAATCTCCTTCGGCTAAAATGCTTGATTTTGCAGGAAAGATAAAAACTGCTGATGGTGTTTTGATTGTTACACCTGAATACAACGGAGGTTACCCGGCAAGTTTGAAAAATGTAATTGATTTATTGTATGATGAATGGCATCGCAAACCCGTTGCAATTTCAACTGTGTCGGATGGAAGTTTCGGTGGCTCACAAGTAATCACATCATTGCAGTTTTTATTTTGGAAAATGCATGCATGGACAGTTCCTGCCATGTTTCCCGTTCCAAAAGTGCGCGATTCATTTGATAAACATGGAAATCCCACAGACAAAACCGCAACTGATAAAAGAGCAACAAATTTTATCAATGAATTACTCTGGTGTATTGAAGCAAAAAATAAAATGACAAACTAATTTTAAATGTAAAATCAATCATCATGGCAAATACAATTCTTCACAAAGCAGAAACCCGCGGCGATGCAAACCACGGCTGGCTTCACAGCAAACACACATTCAGTTTTGCTAACTATCATAATCCTGAAAGGATGCACTTTGGTGCGATGCGGGTTTTGAATGATGACCAGGTTGCAGCAGGTATGGGCTTTGGCACTCACCCTCACGACAACATGGAAATCATTTCAATTCCGCTGGAAGGTGACCTGGAACACAAAGACAACATGGGCAATATAGCCGTAATTAAAAATGGTGATGTGCAGGTAATGAGTGCAGGCACCGGAATTACCCACAGCGAATACAACAGAAATAAAGATAAGCCGGTGAAGTTTCTTCAGATATGGATTTTTCCAAATAAGAAAAATGTGAAACCCCGCTACGACCAGGTTACACTCAACTTAAATGACCGCCACAATAAGTTGCAGCAAATTGTTTCACCAAAAGCTGATGATGCAGGAGTTTGGATTCATCAGGATGCATGGTTTCACGTCGGAAGATTTGATAAGGATTTTTCAATTGATTACACCATTAAGAAAAACGGCAATGGAGTTTATGCATTCATCATAAAAGGCGATGTAACCATTGAAGAAATCAATTTGAATGAAAGAGATGGTTTGGGAATTTGGGACACGTATAAAATTTCCATAAAAGCAAACTCACAGGATGTTGAAGTGTTGCTCATGGAAGTGCCAATGTATGAATAACTCAAAACCATACAATACAAATTTGATAAACCTTTTCATGCAATTATCGACAATGAAAAATGCCAATGCACTGTTGA of the Bacteroidota bacterium genome contains:
- a CDS encoding NAD(P)H-dependent oxidoreductase, giving the protein MPHIIIISSSVRTGRNSHRIALYFKNYLEANKLATAEILDLNEYNFPLFDERLRFQKSPSAKMLDFAGKIKTADGVLIVTPEYNGGYPASLKNVIDLLYDEWHRKPVAISTVSDGSFGGSQVITSLQFLFWKMHAWTVPAMFPVPKVRDSFDKHGNPTDKTATDKRATNFINELLWCIEAKNKMTN
- a CDS encoding pirin family protein; this encodes MANTILHKAETRGDANHGWLHSKHTFSFANYHNPERMHFGAMRVLNDDQVAAGMGFGTHPHDNMEIISIPLEGDLEHKDNMGNIAVIKNGDVQVMSAGTGITHSEYNRNKDKPVKFLQIWIFPNKKNVKPRYDQVTLNLNDRHNKLQQIVSPKADDAGVWIHQDAWFHVGRFDKDFSIDYTIKKNGNGVYAFIIKGDVTIEEINLNERDGLGIWDTYKISIKANSQDVEVLLMEVPMYE